Proteins encoded within one genomic window of Nonomuraea gerenzanensis:
- a CDS encoding RHS repeat domain-containing protein, with the protein MDPQDELDLPESRWNRFPETDEPHLPDTSWNNYRDEAKPVSPWPRRLAASLAIAVTVPMVYALPAQAEPRSAPSVQKEEPVTGTSVPVQPPLADPVQKQAWKAPPGITWPKPQKAELSKSAKSVAGFPVQVAAEKGADLSADPVSVELLDTDRLGLAMRVSPGQGVVAARAANRKTPLKIDYSGFRYAYGGDYGARLGMVKLQECALKSATATASCPQPEPVKSTNDPKTGTLSAEVESGAVYALAAAPSGQSGDHSATSLSPSADWSVGTQSGDFSWSYDLRMPPALGGDEPELSLAYSAQSVDGRTASTNNQASWAGEGFEFSPGGFIERRYKSCMIDGKKTGDLCWDQENAVVSLGGTSVELIKDATTKQWRPKRDDGTRVEVLTGATNGDNNGEYWRVTTPDGTQYTFGLNRLPGWATGKAETKSVQTVPVFGNNSGEPCYNSTPANAWCQQAYRWNLDYVVDTHGNATTYWYTQEKNYYGRNGKPELGTVYDRGAYLTRIDYGYLKGELFTKVPATRVLFEVAERCLPSGTITCAPAELKKETASHWPDVPFDQICDSGVKCVDRTTPTFFSRKRLTKVTTQVLNASGQYYPVDSWTLKHQFPASGDGLSPALWLASIQQTGHVGGTLSLPPITFIGVQLPNRVDTTEGRAPLVKWRVQAINNESGGELRINYAPAECQPGALPAADKNTKRCFPQRWAPPNEGEVTDWFHKYVVAQTVEVDRVAGSPSVVTSYEYLDGAAWRYADNILVKPEHRTWSDFRGFGRVKVREGDGQDTKRTLTEFRYFRGMHGDKQADGSKRSVQVEDTEGVKLDDLDQYAGLEREEVLYDGDGGAIETATVEEPWSAKTAESTQGGVTKTAYVVQPKAMVTRTAMPGDTWRRTGEERAYDTKGVLLQVDEKGDLASADDDACTRYSYARNDTSWMIEYPSRVQKVAAGCGTGVSTLAAGEVLSDEKIHYDGQANGQAPTKGDVTAVQELVSAEGQTITGSSHTYDVYGRETSETDPVGTKSVTAYSPATGGPVRETIETNQLGHVERTQVEPAWGEPVSEVDANNRRVDMEYDALGRLTKVWQADRSKAAGQSPSTEYSYTVRNDGPSIVTTKTLRADGGYTVSHELYDGLMRERQTQEPAPTDDQTSDPALRDGRTITDKFYNSQGEEYKTNTGYFATGTPSTELLAVSDTAVPNQVVSLFDGTGEVNAEVLKVKGAEKYRVTAKEEGDRLHVTPPPGGTATTRIGDAEDRLIELRQYKGATPTGEYESTKYTYDQAGRLASVTDPAGNVWRHFYDLRGREIRTEDPDKGVTTTTYNDADEVVTTTDSRGKTLWYGYDDLGRKTQLREGSASGTLLAEWKYDALAKGELHASIRYVGGQAYTAEINAIDADYRTLRQTITIPQREGKLAGSYQLNTRYTLDDQVQSISFPAGGGLAEESVVYSYDGLSQPTKVTGLSAYVSATRYSKMGETLQHELGEGTKKTWLTYTHDEGTRRLTGMRLDRSGAAASDLDLHYSYDTAGNITKIADAVNQDTQCFKYDHLRRLTSAWTATDGCASGNPTAATIGGVAPYAFSYAYDATGNRTKETKHGWGGLADSERTFSYPAAGGKQPHALKSVGADLFEYDAAGNTTRRKVGTSDQSLVWDAEGNLESVTEAGKTTSFVYDADGDRLLRKTATDATLYIDDMELRLDYAKDVVEQTRYYTIGGEAIAVRMPDNQVYFMANDHQGTAQAMVNAGTGDIAVRRQTPFGEDRGTAPPWWPGQRGFVGGTKDATTGLVHLGAREYDPKNGRFLSVDPIIDESDPQQLNAYAYANNSPITMTDPDGQWVWFAVAIGVRIAARIAARRAAQAAARRAALAAARRRAAEAARKRALEAARKRAAEAARRRAAEAARKRAAEAARKRAAEAARKRAAMQARKKAALARQRAAAAAARRRAAAAQRRAAAARRRAEAARRAVTRRASRPKTTVRHRPAVRPSSRRATQRQAPPKAQRTSPNTTQSQSRGLTEAQRRSIDEQLGRVQPTGAHTRSSRTQTEGIADQGTGWGPASKPWTSDYPASGSKGKTIIWRIWQLFRPIDKAT; encoded by the coding sequence ATGGACCCGCAGGATGAGTTAGACCTGCCCGAATCCCGCTGGAATCGTTTTCCGGAAACCGACGAACCCCACCTTCCCGACACGTCCTGGAACAACTACCGGGACGAGGCCAAGCCCGTGTCCCCCTGGCCGCGCAGGCTCGCGGCCAGCCTCGCGATCGCCGTCACCGTCCCCATGGTCTACGCGCTGCCCGCGCAGGCCGAGCCCAGGTCGGCCCCGTCCGTGCAGAAGGAGGAGCCGGTCACGGGCACCAGCGTGCCGGTGCAGCCGCCGCTGGCCGACCCCGTACAGAAACAGGCGTGGAAGGCGCCACCGGGCATCACCTGGCCCAAGCCGCAGAAGGCGGAGCTGAGCAAGAGCGCCAAGTCGGTGGCGGGGTTCCCCGTGCAGGTGGCCGCAGAGAAGGGCGCGGACCTGAGCGCCGACCCGGTGAGCGTGGAGCTGCTCGACACCGACCGGCTCGGCCTGGCGATGCGGGTGTCGCCAGGGCAGGGTGTCGTGGCGGCCAGGGCCGCGAACAGGAAGACGCCCCTCAAGATCGACTACTCCGGCTTCCGTTACGCCTACGGCGGCGACTACGGCGCCCGCCTCGGCATGGTCAAGCTGCAGGAGTGCGCGCTCAAGTCGGCCACCGCGACCGCGAGCTGCCCGCAGCCGGAGCCCGTGAAGAGCACCAACGACCCCAAGACGGGCACGCTGAGCGCCGAGGTCGAGTCCGGCGCGGTGTACGCGCTGGCCGCAGCCCCGTCCGGCCAGTCCGGCGACCACTCCGCGACCTCGCTGTCGCCCTCGGCGGACTGGAGCGTCGGCACCCAGTCCGGCGACTTCTCCTGGAGCTACGACCTGCGCATGCCGCCGGCGCTGGGCGGCGACGAACCCGAGCTGTCGCTGGCCTACTCCGCGCAGAGCGTGGACGGCCGCACCGCCTCCACCAACAACCAGGCGTCCTGGGCCGGTGAGGGCTTCGAGTTCAGCCCCGGCGGCTTCATCGAGCGCCGCTACAAGTCCTGCATGATCGACGGCAAGAAGACCGGCGACCTGTGCTGGGACCAGGAGAACGCCGTCGTGTCGCTGGGCGGCACGTCCGTCGAGCTGATCAAGGACGCCACGACCAAGCAGTGGCGGCCCAAGCGCGACGACGGCACCCGCGTCGAGGTCCTGACGGGCGCGACCAACGGGGACAACAACGGCGAGTACTGGCGGGTCACCACGCCCGACGGCACCCAGTACACCTTCGGCCTGAACCGCCTGCCCGGCTGGGCGACCGGCAAGGCCGAGACCAAGTCGGTCCAGACGGTGCCGGTGTTCGGCAACAACAGCGGCGAGCCCTGCTACAACAGCACCCCGGCCAACGCCTGGTGCCAGCAGGCCTACCGGTGGAACCTCGACTACGTGGTGGACACCCACGGCAACGCCACCACGTACTGGTACACCCAGGAGAAGAACTACTACGGCCGTAACGGCAAGCCCGAGCTGGGCACCGTCTACGACCGCGGCGCGTACCTGACCAGGATCGACTACGGCTACCTCAAGGGCGAGCTGTTCACCAAGGTGCCGGCGACCCGCGTGCTGTTCGAGGTGGCCGAGCGCTGCCTGCCCAGCGGCACCATCACCTGCGCCCCCGCCGAGCTGAAGAAGGAGACCGCCAGCCACTGGCCGGACGTCCCGTTCGACCAGATCTGCGACTCCGGGGTGAAGTGCGTCGACCGCACGACCCCGACGTTCTTCAGCCGCAAGCGGCTGACCAAGGTCACCACCCAGGTGCTCAACGCGTCGGGCCAGTACTACCCGGTGGACTCCTGGACGCTGAAGCACCAGTTCCCCGCCTCGGGCGACGGCCTCAGCCCCGCGCTGTGGCTGGCCTCCATCCAGCAGACCGGGCACGTGGGCGGCACGCTGTCGCTCCCGCCGATCACCTTCATCGGGGTCCAGCTGCCCAACAGGGTGGACACCACCGAGGGCCGGGCGCCCCTGGTCAAGTGGCGCGTCCAGGCCATCAACAACGAGTCGGGCGGTGAGCTGCGGATCAACTACGCGCCCGCCGAGTGTCAGCCCGGTGCGCTGCCGGCCGCCGACAAGAACACCAAGCGGTGCTTCCCGCAGCGCTGGGCGCCGCCGAACGAGGGCGAGGTCACCGACTGGTTCCACAAGTACGTGGTCGCGCAGACCGTCGAGGTGGACCGGGTCGCGGGCTCGCCGAGCGTCGTCACCAGCTACGAGTACCTGGACGGCGCCGCCTGGCGCTACGCCGACAACATCCTGGTCAAGCCCGAGCACCGCACGTGGTCGGACTTCCGCGGGTTCGGCCGGGTCAAGGTGCGCGAGGGCGACGGGCAGGACACCAAGCGCACGCTCACCGAGTTCCGCTACTTCCGCGGCATGCACGGCGACAAGCAGGCCGACGGCTCCAAGCGCAGCGTCCAGGTGGAGGACACCGAGGGCGTCAAGCTGGACGACCTCGACCAGTACGCCGGGCTGGAGCGGGAGGAGGTGCTCTACGACGGTGACGGCGGCGCGATCGAGACGGCCACGGTCGAGGAGCCGTGGTCGGCCAAGACGGCCGAGTCCACGCAGGGCGGCGTGACCAAGACCGCCTACGTCGTGCAGCCCAAGGCCATGGTCACCCGGACCGCGATGCCCGGGGACACGTGGCGGCGTACGGGCGAGGAGCGCGCGTACGACACCAAGGGCGTGCTGCTCCAGGTGGATGAGAAGGGCGACCTGGCCAGCGCGGACGACGACGCGTGCACCCGCTACAGCTACGCCCGCAACGACACCTCCTGGATGATCGAGTACCCCAGCAGGGTCCAGAAGGTCGCCGCCGGCTGCGGCACCGGGGTCTCCACGCTGGCCGCCGGTGAGGTGCTGTCCGACGAGAAGATCCACTACGACGGCCAGGCGAACGGCCAGGCCCCGACCAAGGGCGACGTGACCGCGGTGCAGGAGCTCGTCTCGGCCGAGGGCCAGACGATCACCGGCAGCAGCCACACCTACGACGTCTACGGCCGGGAGACCAGCGAGACCGACCCGGTCGGCACCAAGTCCGTCACCGCCTACAGCCCGGCAACGGGCGGCCCGGTGCGCGAGACCATCGAGACGAACCAGCTCGGGCACGTCGAGCGCACGCAGGTCGAGCCGGCCTGGGGCGAGCCCGTCTCCGAGGTGGACGCCAACAACCGCCGCGTCGACATGGAGTACGACGCGCTCGGCCGCCTGACCAAGGTCTGGCAGGCCGACCGCAGCAAGGCCGCGGGGCAGTCGCCCAGCACCGAATACAGCTACACGGTGCGCAACGACGGCCCGAGCATCGTCACCACCAAGACGCTGCGCGCGGACGGCGGCTACACCGTCAGCCACGAGCTGTACGACGGCCTGATGCGCGAGCGCCAGACCCAGGAGCCCGCGCCCACCGACGACCAGACGTCGGACCCGGCGCTGCGTGACGGGCGCACGATAACCGACAAGTTCTACAACTCGCAGGGCGAGGAGTACAAGACCAACACCGGCTACTTCGCCACCGGCACCCCCTCCACCGAGCTGCTGGCGGTGTCCGACACCGCGGTGCCCAACCAGGTCGTGTCGCTGTTCGACGGCACGGGCGAGGTCAACGCCGAGGTGCTCAAGGTGAAGGGCGCGGAGAAGTACCGCGTGACCGCCAAGGAGGAGGGTGACCGGCTGCACGTCACCCCGCCACCGGGCGGCACGGCGACGACCCGGATCGGTGACGCCGAGGACCGGCTGATCGAGCTGCGCCAGTACAAGGGCGCGACCCCGACGGGCGAGTACGAGTCCACCAAGTACACCTACGACCAGGCCGGCCGTCTGGCCTCGGTGACCGACCCGGCGGGCAACGTCTGGCGGCACTTCTACGACCTGCGCGGTCGCGAGATCAGGACGGAGGACCCCGACAAGGGCGTCACGACCACCACCTACAACGACGCCGACGAGGTCGTCACCACGACCGACTCGCGGGGCAAGACCCTCTGGTACGGCTACGACGACCTGGGCCGCAAGACCCAGCTGCGCGAGGGCTCGGCGAGTGGCACGCTGCTGGCCGAGTGGAAGTACGACGCGCTGGCCAAGGGCGAGCTGCACGCCAGCATCCGTTACGTGGGCGGGCAGGCGTACACGGCCGAGATCAACGCCATCGACGCCGACTACCGCACCCTGCGCCAGACCATCACCATCCCGCAGCGGGAGGGCAAGCTGGCAGGCTCCTACCAGCTCAACACCCGCTACACGCTCGACGACCAGGTCCAGTCGATCAGCTTCCCGGCGGGCGGCGGATTGGCGGAGGAGTCGGTCGTCTACAGCTACGACGGGCTCAGCCAGCCGACCAAGGTCACCGGCCTGTCGGCGTACGTCAGCGCCACCCGCTACTCCAAGATGGGCGAGACGCTGCAGCACGAGCTGGGCGAGGGCACCAAGAAGACCTGGCTCACCTACACCCACGACGAGGGCACCCGCAGGCTGACCGGCATGCGGCTGGACCGGTCGGGTGCCGCGGCCAGCGACCTGGACCTGCACTACAGCTACGACACGGCGGGCAACATCACCAAGATCGCCGATGCCGTCAACCAGGACACGCAGTGCTTCAAGTACGACCATCTGCGCCGGCTGACCTCGGCGTGGACGGCCACCGACGGCTGCGCCAGTGGCAACCCCACCGCCGCGACCATCGGCGGCGTGGCCCCGTACGCGTTCAGCTACGCCTACGACGCCACCGGCAACCGCACCAAGGAGACCAAGCACGGCTGGGGCGGCCTGGCCGACAGCGAGCGCACGTTCAGCTACCCGGCGGCGGGCGGCAAGCAGCCGCACGCGCTGAAGAGCGTGGGTGCCGACCTGTTCGAGTACGACGCGGCGGGCAACACCACCCGGCGCAAGGTCGGCACCTCCGACCAGAGCCTGGTGTGGGACGCGGAAGGCAACCTGGAGTCGGTGACCGAGGCCGGCAAGACGACCTCGTTCGTCTACGACGCCGACGGTGACCGCCTGCTCCGCAAGACCGCCACGGACGCCACCCTCTACATCGACGACATGGAGCTGCGCCTCGACTACGCCAAGGACGTCGTCGAGCAGACCCGGTACTACACCATCGGCGGCGAGGCCATCGCGGTGCGCATGCCGGACAACCAGGTCTACTTCATGGCCAACGACCACCAGGGCACCGCGCAGGCCATGGTGAACGCCGGCACCGGGGACATCGCCGTCCGCAGGCAGACCCCGTTCGGCGAGGATCGCGGGACGGCGCCACCGTGGTGGCCGGGACAGCGCGGGTTCGTCGGCGGCACCAAGGACGCGACCACCGGCCTCGTCCACCTCGGCGCCCGCGAGTACGACCCGAAGAACGGCCGCTTCCTCTCGGTGGACCCGATCATCGACGAGAGCGACCCGCAGCAGCTCAACGCCTACGCCTACGCCAACAACAGCCCGATCACGATGACCGACCCCGACGGCCAGTGGGTGTGGTTCGCAGTGGCCATCGGCGTCAGGATCGCGGCGCGGATCGCGGCCAGGCGGGCGGCGCAGGCCGCTGCCAGGCGGGCGGCGCTCGCCGCGGCCAGGAGAAGGGCCGCCGAGGCGGCCAGGAAGCGTGCCCTTGAGGCGGCCAGGAAGCGGGCCGCGGAGGCGGCCAGGAGAAGGGCCGCGGAGGCGGCCAGGAAGAGAGCGGCGGAAGCAGCGAGGAAGAGAGCCGCGGAGGCGGCCAGGAAGCGGGCCGCGATGCAGGCCAGGAA
- a CDS encoding LamG-like jellyroll fold domain-containing protein, translating into MAAQDEPERPAAAPPAQERVAVAAARSAGKPVEIESMRSETRTVFAQPDGTLSMELNVRPIRVRKEGRWVPVDTTLRVRPDGAVEPVAAAVGLTFSGGGDASLARLSRGGKSMALGWTGTLPKPTLSGDTATYAEVMPGVDLQVTADVDGFSHLLVVKSRAAAAGLTELTYPLSADGLKLKADKAGNLEATDGSEGTLFIAPTPKMWDSEGITSPKALKEGRSPEAREATMGVELSGRSLRLKPDRKMLTDAGTEFPVYLDPYFSAARNAWTAVWSNWPNSNYLNSSDVARVGHVESQKNRSFFQMNTGSTIHGKQIIKATLRTYETWSYSCSARKVEAWATNAISTATTWNKQPTWVTLLDTKNVAKGWGASCLPGGVEFDVTPQVVNAAAKSWPNVTIGLRATSETDVYAWKKFKNNPSLVIEYNSIPANPVAADVWSDPGGPCVSGDGRPVISTVAPKLWAKLKDTDNSVRGRFEWYNAAGVKTGEYLSPVGSTGTAFSATIPQTLYADGALIRWRVRAEDGKATSAWSPWCEATVDATAPGREPAVSSPQYTEDSWSDGVGLPGTFSFGPNGVADVATYVWGLDSTPSTEVAAAADGTATIALTPRHDGPNVLAVRSKDRAGQLGPIRTYVFNVNAGTGPSGHWTLDDGQGGTAADATGAHPATLNGATWTTGKTGTALKLANSYAQTAAPVIDTSRNFTVTAWARLTGNAASATAVTQEGGRTGAFALQYAKANDRWALTMAGSDTDTAPTVRALSAAAPRLNEWTHLTGVYDSAARQISLYVNGRLEGTAAVTTPWNATGPLTIGRGKVAGAASDHWSGDVDEVRAYGRAMFADEIADLVNSAATLVGHWSLDEESGSSAADSSGRATAATLSGAASWTSGWLDGALALDGVNGHAQASAPAVNTRTGFTVTAWTQLDYLPTKDTSAVAQPGSRAAGFQLGFDKEQGRWTLGMAAADTDTAALVRTRSDAIPNPLEWTHIAGVYDPLAGQLRIYVNGRLSTTTVTDHLSTWNATGPLQLGRTKAAGVFTGYWPGIVDDVRTYDGVLSAEQIAQLAAQ; encoded by the coding sequence GTGGCCGCACAGGACGAACCGGAGCGGCCCGCAGCCGCTCCACCAGCGCAGGAACGGGTCGCGGTGGCGGCGGCGCGCTCCGCGGGCAAGCCGGTCGAGATCGAGTCGATGCGCAGCGAGACGCGCACGGTCTTCGCCCAGCCCGACGGCACGTTGTCCATGGAGCTGAACGTCCGGCCCATCAGGGTGCGCAAGGAGGGCCGCTGGGTCCCCGTGGACACCACGCTGCGCGTGCGCCCCGACGGCGCGGTGGAGCCGGTGGCCGCCGCGGTCGGGCTGACGTTCTCCGGCGGCGGTGACGCCTCGCTCGCCCGATTGTCGCGCGGCGGCAAGTCGATGGCGCTGGGCTGGACAGGCACGCTGCCCAAGCCCACGCTGAGCGGCGACACCGCCACCTACGCCGAGGTCATGCCGGGCGTGGACCTCCAGGTCACCGCCGACGTGGACGGCTTCTCGCACCTGCTGGTGGTCAAGTCACGGGCCGCCGCGGCGGGGCTGACCGAGCTGACCTACCCGCTGTCGGCCGACGGGCTGAAGCTGAAGGCCGACAAGGCGGGCAACCTGGAGGCCACCGACGGGAGCGAGGGCACGCTCTTCATCGCGCCCACTCCGAAGATGTGGGACTCCGAGGGCATCACCAGCCCGAAGGCGCTCAAGGAGGGCCGCTCGCCCGAGGCCCGCGAGGCCACCATGGGCGTGGAGCTGTCGGGCAGGAGCCTGCGGCTCAAGCCCGACAGGAAGATGCTGACGGACGCCGGCACCGAGTTCCCCGTCTACCTGGACCCGTACTTCTCGGCCGCCCGCAACGCCTGGACCGCCGTCTGGAGCAACTGGCCCAACTCCAACTACCTCAACTCCAGCGACGTCGCCCGGGTGGGCCACGTCGAGTCGCAGAAGAACCGCTCGTTCTTCCAGATGAACACCGGCTCCACCATCCACGGCAAGCAGATCATCAAGGCGACGCTGCGCACGTACGAGACGTGGTCGTACTCGTGCAGCGCCCGCAAGGTCGAGGCGTGGGCCACCAACGCCATCAGCACGGCCACCACCTGGAACAAGCAGCCCACCTGGGTGACGCTGCTGGACACCAAGAACGTGGCCAAGGGCTGGGGCGCGAGCTGCCTGCCCGGCGGCGTCGAGTTCGACGTCACGCCGCAGGTGGTCAACGCCGCAGCGAAGAGCTGGCCGAACGTCACGATCGGCCTGCGGGCCACCAGCGAGACCGACGTCTACGCGTGGAAGAAGTTCAAGAACAACCCGAGCCTGGTCATCGAGTACAACTCGATCCCGGCCAACCCGGTGGCCGCCGACGTGTGGTCGGACCCGGGCGGCCCGTGCGTCTCCGGTGACGGGCGCCCGGTCATCAGCACCGTCGCGCCCAAGCTGTGGGCCAAGCTCAAGGACACCGACAACTCGGTCAGGGGCCGCTTCGAGTGGTACAACGCCGCCGGCGTGAAGACCGGTGAGTACCTCAGCCCGGTCGGCTCCACCGGCACCGCCTTCTCCGCCACCATCCCGCAGACCCTGTACGCCGACGGCGCGCTGATCCGCTGGCGGGTGCGGGCCGAGGACGGCAAGGCCACCAGCGCGTGGAGCCCCTGGTGCGAGGCCACCGTGGACGCCACCGCCCCCGGCAGGGAGCCGGCGGTCTCCTCGCCGCAGTACACCGAGGACTCCTGGAGTGACGGGGTCGGCCTGCCCGGCACGTTCTCCTTCGGCCCGAACGGCGTCGCCGACGTGGCCACCTACGTCTGGGGCCTGGACAGCACGCCCAGCACGGAGGTCGCCGCGGCGGCCGACGGCACGGCCACGATCGCGCTGACCCCGCGCCACGACGGCCCGAACGTGCTGGCCGTGCGCAGCAAGGACCGCGCGGGCCAGCTCGGCCCCATCCGCACCTACGTCTTCAACGTCAACGCGGGCACCGGCCCCAGCGGCCACTGGACGCTGGACGACGGCCAGGGCGGCACGGCCGCCGACGCCACGGGAGCGCACCCGGCCACGCTCAACGGGGCCACCTGGACCACCGGCAAGACCGGCACCGCGCTCAAGCTGGCCAACTCCTACGCCCAGACCGCCGCTCCGGTCATCGACACCAGCCGCAACTTCACCGTCACCGCCTGGGCCCGCCTGACCGGCAACGCCGCCTCCGCCACCGCCGTCACGCAGGAAGGCGGCAGGACGGGCGCGTTCGCCCTGCAGTACGCCAAGGCCAACGACCGCTGGGCGCTGACCATGGCGGGCTCGGACACCGACACCGCGCCCACCGTGCGCGCCCTGTCGGCCGCCGCGCCGCGCCTGAACGAATGGACCCACCTGACAGGCGTCTACGACTCGGCCGCCCGCCAGATCTCCCTCTACGTCAACGGCCGGCTGGAGGGCACGGCCGCCGTCACGACACCATGGAACGCCACGGGCCCCCTGACGATCGGCCGAGGGAAGGTCGCCGGGGCGGCTTCGGACCACTGGTCCGGGGACGTCGACGAGGTGCGCGCCTACGGCCGCGCGATGTTCGCCGACGAGATCGCCGATCTGGTCAACAGCGCTGCCACGCTGGTGGGCCACTGGAGCCTGGACGAGGAGTCCGGCTCGTCGGCGGCCGACTCCTCGGGCCGGGCGACCGCCGCGACGCTGTCCGGAGCCGCCTCGTGGACGTCGGGCTGGCTGGACGGGGCGCTCGCGCTCGACGGCGTGAACGGACACGCCCAGGCGAGCGCCCCGGCCGTCAACACCAGGACCGGCTTCACCGTCACCGCCTGGACGCAGCTCGACTACCTGCCCACCAAGGACACCTCGGCCGTGGCGCAGCCGGGGAGCCGGGCCGCCGGGTTCCAGCTCGGCTTCGACAAGGAACAGGGCCGGTGGACGCTCGGCATGGCCGCCGCCGACACCGACACCGCCGCACTCGTACGGACCCGCTCCGACGCCATCCCCAACCCCCTGGAATGGACCCACATCGCCGGCGTGTACGACCCGCTCGCCGGTCAGCTCCGCATCTATGTCAACGGCCGCCTGTCCACCACCACCGTCACCGATCACCTGAGTACGTGGAACGCCACCGGCCCGCTGCAACTGGGCCGGACCAAGGCGGCGGGCGTCTTCACCGGCTACTGGCCGGGGATCGTCGATGACGTCCGCACGTACGACGGCGTCCTGAGCGCCGAGCAGATCGCCCAGCTAGCCGCCCAGTAA